One genomic window of Nicotiana sylvestris chromosome 10, ASM39365v2, whole genome shotgun sequence includes the following:
- the LOC138879227 gene encoding uncharacterized protein, whose protein sequence is MGCHDGLYVPTKVLEELPFSMPKTRKEYTDVDMKVVEKNFLAKKILVCGIGPDENNRISACETAKEIWEALQTAHEGTTQTCEMKRKIDSERREPKIEKNMVLKADSNDSSKEDSDMTYLNKRFQKMVRRNGGMLKRGISSKPKNYDLCHKCGKPGHFIKYCPLLKQELSKYYLEKGAKRNPVPDNDFKRKRSANNMVKQALAAWGDSSSKSEDETYTSDSSMMVVESEENEYDSTFALMDQSDNDKDDDNSEVYFRDVQRNLKSYSPKKLMSLANILIDAYHSLVEDKDALTLELGEAEQTRDDLVVCVVDLKETICDLKKETNVLTKKVDNLEHERYDLVVIVVDHKETIENFNEEKEALVKRVTEIKEERDDLLVVVADLTIEGLGTESKPENTGKGKEVASEEHIRRENELKAVRTRLCVETEINKHIQTELERICDKGNKVKFLSKICTVTNLVTGEVKDLVHGLPMSKFKVQKVRDSCAREKHVKSSFKSKNDVSTSKTLDLLHMDLCGPMRVQIRGGKRYISVIVDDYFRFTWTLFLRTKDETFKVFVAFVKKLQVKMEFRVACIRSDHGTKFDNAKFNEFCNENGITHNFLAPRTPPAK, encoded by the exons ATGGGATGTCATGATGGCCTTTACGTCCCAACAAAGGTACTTGAAGAACTTCCATTCTCAATGCCAAAAACCAGAAAAGAATACACCGACGTAGACATGAAAGTTGTGGAGAAGAATTTTCTTGCCAAGAAGATTTTGGtatgtggaataggacctgaTGAAAACAATAGAATCTCTGCTTGTGAaactgctaaggagatatgggaagctttgcaaacagctcatgagggaaccactcaa ACCTgcgagatgaagaggaagatagacagcgaaagaagagaaccaaagataGAAAAGAACatggtactcaaagctgatagcaatgactcaagtaAGGAGGACAGTGACATGACTTACTTAAAtaaaagatttcagaagatggttAGAAGAAATGGAGGAATGCTGAAAAGGGGCATCTCTAGCAAACCAAAGAACTATGATCTTtgtcataagtgtggaaagccCGGACACTTCATCAAATACTGTCCTCTCCTAAAGCAAGAGTTATCCAAGTACTACCTTGAGAAAGGAGCtaagaggaacccggttcctgaCAACGACTTCAAAAGGAAGAGATCTGCTAACAATATGGTAAAACaggctcttgcagcatggggagactcctctagTAAGTCTGAAGATGAAACTTATACTAGTGATAGCTCCATGATGGTAGTTGAAAGCGAGGAAAATGAATATGATtcaacttttgctttgatggACCAATCAGATAATGATAAAGACGATGACAACAGTGAGGTatatttcagggatgttcagagaaatctgaaatcctactctcctaAGAAACTTATGTCTTTAGCTAATATattgattgatgcctatcatagtcttgtggaggataaGGATGCCTTGACTTTAGAACTAGGGGAAGCTGAACAAACCAGAGATGATCTGGTAGTGTGTGTAGTGGATCTGAAGGAAACCATTTGTGATTTGAAGAAAGAAACAAATGTCTTAACCAAAAAGGTTGACAACTTAGAGCATGAAAGATATGACTTAGTGGTTATAGTTGTTGACCATAAGGAAACCATTGAGAACTTCAATGAAGAAAAGGAGGCCCTAGTGAAAAGAGTGACTGAGATTAAGGAAGAAAGAGATGATCTCTTGGTAGTAGTTGCAGACCTGACAATAGAGGGACTAGGAACTGAGTCTAAACCCGAAAAtactggaaaaggaaaagaggtagccagtgaggaacacattaggcgTGAAAACGAGTTGAAAGCTGTGAGAACTAGGTTGTGTGTTGAAACTGAGATAAACAAGCACATCCAAACTGAACtagaaaga atatgtgataaaggaaacaaggtgaaattcttgtccaagatatgtacagttactaatctggtaactggtgaagtg aaggacctggtccatggtctgcccatgtcaaagttcaaAGTACAGAAAGTTCGTGATTCCTGTGCTAGAGAAAAgcatgtgaagtcctcttttaagtctaaaaaTGATGTAAGCACCTCAAAGACACTCGATCTTCTGCATATGGACCTATGTGGCCCTATGAGAGTGCAAATCaggggaggaaaaagatacatttctgtgatagtggatgactacttcagattcacatggactctgtttcttagaactaaagatgaaacctttAAGGTGTTTGTGGCTTTTGTGAAGAAActccaggtgaagatggagttTAGAGTCGCAtgtattagatcagatcatggaacaAAATTTGACAATGCAAAATTTAATGagttctgcaatgaaaatggcattACTCACAATTTCTTAGCTCCTAGAACCCCCCCAGCAAAATAG